TTGACTTTTTCGTCTTCGGCGGAATCCTCGGCGATCATCCGCCAAGGGACCGCACAACCGAGATCAAACTTGCATACCCTGATCTAGTGGTTGGCAGAAGGCTCGGCGACAAACAGATGACGACGGACACTGCAATCAGAACCACTCAATTGATTATCGAAAACCAACAGAATTTCCAAGACATCAAATTCATCGATTATCCCGAATTCAGATTcaacaaaaatgaagcgATTGAGATGCCCTTCAGATACGTTCTGGACGCCAGAGGAGACCCTATCCTCCCAGACGGCATGCTTGCACTCATCAAAAGAGATTCTGAACAAAGTTTAGACGACTTACTCTAGATTACCTTCCTATCTATGTGAGCAACCGAAGTCGCGTGACACGAAACCTATTTCTCTTCAACGTTTGAATCTTTACCAAGAAACTCCTTCAACACCTCTTCAACATTGATTTCCTCGCCGTCCCTGACCGAATCAGATGCAACCGGGCCTTTCTCTTGCTGACCATTACTTCCGAGTCCAAAGTAAACACCGGCTCCCGTGGCTGCCAGTGTCCCAATGGCCAATATATGGGGCTTCACGGACATTCCGAGTATTTTGTAAGCGGGAGACATCAATATCAATATTCTTTACTCCTCCCTCTTCCGCTTACTATAATCAACTTACCACGTCTTAAAGTGTCGAACTGAAGGCTTCCTTTATAAAGCTTGAGAAATACATGCACGTGACCACTATAATTACTTGAAGGTACGAGACTGTTCCTGTGAACAGCGTGGTAAAGCCCGCCATCTTAATGTGAACGGCGAAAAGGAGGTGCTATGTGATTCTTGTTTGAGCAAGGTCCCACTGCGCAAGCTAGCAGGTTCATCTCGGAAAGCAGTGGCCGATTTTTATATCTGTTTTTGGGTATCAGAGAGTCATCCAACTCTAAAACTGTTACAAGAAAAGGCGGAAGGAAAGTTGGTAGAGGCAGACGGTTAGTaagagaaggaagccgCGCGAAAAGAATCCTCTCACTGTGCAGTTTGGCTGTATCTGACCAATCGGCTGCCGGTGGGGGCGGGTAATTTGCATGCAGCGGACAAATGGCATGGTTTTAAAATCACGTGATAAACGTATAAAACGACACGAACACGTGACAACGTACAAGGTGATGGAACATTCCAGAATTTCGGCATTTAAATAGACTTAAGACTATAAGAAGGTTTAATCAGTAAGCTGTTCAAGGCTGGAAGGCGAGCATTGTCCTGAAAGACCGAGATTGATATACCATGTCTGGGCTATTGAAATCTGCGAAATCCATTGTTCCATTGCTTGATCGTGTGCTTGTCCAGCGTGTCAAAGCTGAGGCAAAAACCGCCTCTGGGTTGTACTTGCCAGAAAAGAACGTGGAAAAGTTAAACCAAGGTAAAGTCTTGGCCGTCGGACCGGGTTTCACTGATGCTAATGGCAACAAGGTGACTCCTCAGGTCAAGGTTGGGGATAATGTCTTGATTCCACAGTATGGGGGTTCCGCCATCAAATTGGCtggcgatgaagaagtAATCCTCTTCAGAGACTCTGAGATCTTGGCCAAGATCAATCCAGATGTGTGAGTGTGCCACCCTACAGGTGGCGGTGAAAGCATTGCCTGTAAATAGGAAGATAGCGTACATAGCGCAACTTATCGAGCCATAAGCGTCGTAAAGAAATGTTCAGCATCAAACTGTCGCAGGGTTTGTCTtagttcttcttcatcgttgCATACTTTCATAAACCAGCGGGAAAACTTGTCGGTCTTCAAGTAGCCTTGCCAAATCCTGGTAACGTAGTTGCCAGTCATCGTTCTTTGCGTGCCGTTCTCACGGTCTTCGAAATCCTCATCCCATTTTATCCTGCGAAGAACAAGCTTCTCAAAAAACCGGCACGATTTTTCGGTGC
Above is a genomic segment from Torulaspora globosa chromosome 1, complete sequence containing:
- the SFM1 gene encoding protein-arginine N-methyltransferase SFM1 (ancestral locus Anc_5.605), encoding MKYIIEHMEPEFSEWVTLEYAQIIRDIGADNLILSSLPEGTTANDIPAKLLHMGLKWTTKDLNHLTEAFTDLEPLRNQRVCLLDPRADQDLQPGESSKFDFFVFGGILGDHPPRDRTTEIKLAYPDLVVGRRLGDKQMTTDTAIRTTQLIIENQQNFQDIKFIDYPEFRFNKNEAIEMPFRYVLDARGDPILPDGMLALIKRDSEQSLDDLL
- the MCO10 gene encoding Mco10p (ancestral locus Anc_5.606) produces the protein MSPAYKILGMSVKPHILAIGTLAATGAGVYFGLGSNGQQEKGPVASDSVRDGEEINVEEVLKEFLGKDSNVEEK
- the HSP10 gene encoding Hsp10p (ancestral locus Anc_5.607) codes for the protein MSGLLKSAKSIVPLLDRVLVQRVKAEAKTASGLYLPEKNVEKLNQGKVLAVGPGFTDANGNKVTPQVKVGDNVLIPQYGGSAIKLAGDEEVILFRDSEILAKINPDV